A stretch of Bradyrhizobium diazoefficiens DNA encodes these proteins:
- a CDS encoding helix-turn-helix domain-containing protein: MKARALVAWNVRRIRVDRGIPQEQLAYDAGIDRSYMGGLERQSENPTIDLLDRLAETLDVELSEFFVQPPKGAAPPKTLPKGRKPVRTKRKKRERA; this comes from the coding sequence ATGAAAGCTCGTGCGCTTGTTGCCTGGAATGTCCGCCGGATACGCGTTGATCGCGGCATTCCGCAAGAGCAATTGGCATACGATGCTGGGATCGATCGCTCATACATGGGCGGCCTTGAGCGACAATCGGAGAACCCGACGATTGATCTGCTCGATCGACTGGCCGAAACGCTAGATGTTGAACTATCAGAGTTCTTTGTTCAGCCACCCAAAGGAGCCGCGCCCCCCAAGACGCTACCTAAGGGTCGAAAGCCGGTCCGAACGAAGCGCAAGAAGCGGGAGAGGGCTTAG
- a CDS encoding DUF2285 domain-containing protein has translation MKEPPVDPDVADVAPNETALTAYDEQHVVTYIRLLQAQGEGADWREVARIVLHIDPEREPDRARNAYQSHLARAKWVTEQGRLLRGTGLRS, from the coding sequence ATGAAAGAACCGCCAGTAGATCCCGATGTCGCCGATGTGGCGCCGAACGAGACAGCGCTGACAGCCTATGACGAACAGCATGTCGTCACGTACATTCGCCTTCTGCAGGCGCAGGGTGAGGGGGCGGACTGGCGGGAAGTAGCTCGAATCGTCTTGCATATCGATCCGGAGCGGGAGCCGGACCGTGCGCGCAACGCATATCAGAGTCATCTTGCGCGCGCCAAATGGGTGACCGAGCAGGGACGCCTCTTACGAGGCACCGGATTGAGATCGTAA
- a CDS encoding DUF6894 family protein yields the protein MPRYYFNLRDGDYLAPDEEGVDFPDLVALQNEAARALADLARDTIRTSRSFGAARGLVIEARDENGPVMRARFQFDIERLQ from the coding sequence ATGCCACGCTATTATTTCAACCTGAGAGACGGCGACTATCTGGCCCCGGATGAAGAGGGGGTTGACTTTCCCGATCTGGTCGCCCTGCAAAACGAGGCCGCCCGCGCGCTTGCGGATTTGGCACGAGACACCATCCGAACGAGCCGCTCGTTCGGAGCGGCGCGCGGCTTGGTAATTGAGGCTCGGGACGAGAACGGCCCCGTGATGCGGGCTCGATTCCAGTTCGATATCGAGCGCTTGCAGTAA